The Primulina huaijiensis isolate GDHJ02 chromosome 9, ASM1229523v2, whole genome shotgun sequence genomic interval ACCGGATTTGCCGTGGTGACAGCCCCTCTATTTGTTGGTGGTCGGGAACATGGTTTTCCGCCATCACGTTGACCGAAAAATCGTGTagctggtggtggtggtggtggtgagaTTGAAGAGCGGTGTTTCTAGTAGTATCTGATACAACAGGAGTTCGACAAAGCGGGCAAGTTGAACTCGACTGGATCCAATGGCGGATGCAGTCAATATGGAACATGTGCTTGCATGACGGAACTTGGAGCAGCTCCTCCTTCAGCTCAAATTCTCCCAAGCACACGCAGCACCTGTGTTACATTTATTTCCATGATTCACATGATAAGAATAATTAATAGAGATTATTAAAGATGTAATATGgatgaaaaagaaataaaaagtgCGACTTGTGTAAATTCTTAATGACATTTTAGTGTTCCTTTCATCTTTTTTCTACTTTATATATTGTCGACAAGCATCTTGTAAAAGAGCGGACGCTGTTAAATATTCTTGATTAATCAAGCAACCACAAATCTTATATACGTCACGAGGGTTCTGCTCTTGCTATAGGCCAATTCTTGTCAGTCATGTAATGGCATCTTTGACATATATGATTTCAGAAAATAATACAACATGGATGAGTGTTTTAGGTGTCCACGGAACGAGATTCGGAGGATTTTTCACAAGGTAAAAGCACAAAATAGAAACTGTAATTGCTTCTTATTGGCACTCAAGCACAAGTCCTTGTTTAAAATCCACTTTCAACTCTCAAAAAGGTTAAAAGGAAAGGGTAAACAACCCTTTAACAATCACTCCTGAATCGTCCATTCCCGTTGCACAAACTTTCAAACAAGTGTATGATTCGTCTTGAAACTGCTAATATATAGTAAAAATAGATCAAGAACAGATAGTAGAACTCACAGTGGATCCCTTGCTTTGTGATAATCATCAAACAAGACTGTGCATAGGTTGTTCTTGAGCTCGTTTTTCAAATCCGAATCGGAAGACTGGATGGGAGACAATGAAACCCGATAAGAACTCAATAAGAATTCAACAAAAAGACCCTCTTATTTAACTTAATGACAACATGTAATCCACCAAAAAGATGTACACTTTGAGGATGAAAAATAACATGAATTGCATACCATTGTTACGTTAACATCATTGATCGTCCTAGGAAGAACCTGAGAAGTAGATGAGAAACCAGAAGGTCTTCTCTTGAGGTAGAACAAGTAGAATAGAAGAAACAGAATGATGGAAAACAGGATAGGAATTGAGAATATGAAAGCCTGGTAAAGCTTAAGTTGGATCGCTTGCGGATATTGGTGAGGCGGGCTGAAAGCAGATTGGGGTGCCTCCATAAATCTTGGCTATTGTATCCTTAGAATTTTAACACTGAAAAACGCCAGAGGATTAAACAATCTACAAGAATCTTTAATACTTGTATTTACGGAGTCACAGGTGTTGTCCTCCACTCTTTGTCGTGGGGTTGGGAGTGTTTAAGGATATTTATGAGACTCATACTGGAATGCAACTTTGCTATTAAAAAAGTTATAATACTCCTGGAAAGAACTTTTTGATAGAAAACAGTATCTTTGTTTGATTCTTGGTTTGTGCGTGTTATGGAGCCAAGACCGAAACTAAACTCCTAGGCATTGTCTTACGCGAATGATGAGATTCAATATTTTTACATCATCTCGGGTTTATATCAAATTTTACAATAATTGGAGATTAAAAATACTATGTTATCCTTATTCGGCTCTCGTTGCTCTCTGGCTCTACCACTGTTTGTGAGGAATGGGACAAGCCCACTAGCTGAAAGGGTCACTTTCATCATTTATCATAATCTTCTTCAGTTCTCCTAAAATCTAATGACATCAACAATAATTGCTTTACTTTGATTTGGTGTGGTTAAAATCATTTGATGCAATCAATTCCCAAGGCTGGTTTTCCTACAATAAACTCTACACCTCAAAATAGACAAGTCTTTGGTACCAACAAACATGAAAGTAACATCAAGCTTTGCAAAATAAATCCAAACTTTGATACTTCTAGACCTATCTATATTGAACCAAAAGTCCCATAGAGTCAGAACCTACGATGCATGTCAGAATTAACAGATTTTTGAGAGGGTGACTTTGAGCAAGCACTAATAGAACAGAGTTGAGTTGAGTCGGGTCGGAtatattattgaaaaaataCTCCTAACAACTATATTCTCTGTCATAAGAGTTGAATATAAAACCGAACTCCTTACCCATAGAACCAACATATGCTGGTAAGAAAAAACAGTAATTGTTTGATattcgagttttttttttccatcaaCACTTGCAGATTGATGGGTGAAATATGTTGAATGGTAATGGTGGGTACTAATATATAGCAAGGGCAATCATTCATCCACTCATGCTTTAATGTATTCATCAAAAAAGAGAGAGTTTAAATACTCAGCACTCCTCACTACTGATTATTAATTAGACCAACATGCTTATGACCCACATGATCAACCATTTCCACTATTAGTGCACCTTTCCATCCATaatgcttttttaaaaaaaaaaaatttaataataaaataataattttttaaaacatgctGAAATTGTTTACAAGTCCAATCCCATAAGCACTGACAAGTaacaaatcttaaaaaaaaaattcaatgaacATTTGAATACCCCACGCGTCTTTTATCGGACTCGATAGAATTAGTATTATTGACCTAGCTGCACCTTTAAATAGGCCGAGTTCGTCCAACTCCAAACTCGGTTTATATTTGAAAGTATTATGTTTAACATAACGGTAAGGATTGTTGGTGTATCGTGTTCTCTCACTCAAAACTcagatgaaatttaaaatttttcttggacGTCTTGTGTTTaacaaaacattcatagggcgttaaACGATTATACCTGCGCGTATTAAATGCTGGACTTCAAACTATTTCGGTATGAGAGGAGATAACAATTCTTGTAATTCCCTATGAACGAATCTCTTTTTGATCGTCTAATCAGATCCACGATCATAGACTGTTTTCCTCGTAtggtttgcactagaaaatacaaacgatttgtgcgttgagactgtaATCTCCGAATTTTCAAAATCCCGAGACGATGCGTGATGGAATAAAACAATTGGCcaaaattttccttcaattaTCAAAAGAGATCGTGAGTTTTCTCGAGGAATTGGggagaattttttttcctttttgcaTGCAAAAATAATGAGTTATCAATTATGAGTCTTAGTGGTGTATACATAGAGGTTGACTCTTAATCTCATTAGGAGTTCCTCTCCCACAAtgactctaataatttcattatatttaaaactctcatttaattaatatataatgtattcattaacttttaataatacatgatataataatacaacatacacatattttatatcaccatataaaatatatacatgtatattaaattaaataaccattatttaatttataaattaactccttggttaatttaattatagactcctctagaacatttatgagaatttgtacATGTTAATAGTCACCACTAATAGCaccaacatttaattaataaattctaaattcactaaataaatgatttcgaactcattataactaCGATTGACGATCCGAGAGCGTCGATGTACCAAGgatacaagtcttgttcatataatgaaaatcgaaaatttcgaagatcaaaatttccacttaccatattgggcagcTGCGAGTTTTAGTAAACTCCTTCATAAAACAGGCAGCTCCACTCTCCTtctttatttagcaatcatgctaacttccatttcttccatcttttggaatcatctcataaactcctttataaacttcatgtttgatctctatcaaaatatagtcgccaaattccaactccttgaaatttaactatctcaacggaaacaaagaatctgatacttgtgtgaccctcaatgattcGGGGATATAGATATCCATGGGTTCACATATCCATGTGATTCAtaataacatttattattattcgtgtttaccctagttaaccctatttttttcatcaattccttgatcaagaatgtcagaactcatttctgattgcacccatcagatcatggtaagagcgtctagtagcatcgttcCATGATCCCCTAGATATCACTGATAGTTCCTACAAGAACCTTTAGTAATGGTTAGCATACATtatggtcccttcaacacatatatcccgatcgaatattcaaccattggtatatcgagagttgcatatgaattcgatagcgatgcgatttatctttgagtaatagcACCATGGTATGCACAACTGAGAAACActtttccaaaatgcacatgtcttactcCGGTCAGAGatttcttgcactattaactcatcagaccACATATGATATCTTTACCCGTAGGCAAACGtagaatctccgactacaatgaGTTTGCTTCTACGTATTTTGAAATtacacccaatctcgccacccgATGACTctcgatggagtcggtaaattgatcaaagtgcatgctagtacgtatagtcTCTACATTGttccgggtcaaaggactaatgatgtacaatcataactccggactattccactcgataagtgggaACCACTTTGACAGTTCGAGGGAGGGTAGTTcggtgcatcatcatatgaccACCCATccgtgtgaatggacatctccatgcacttgccaatgaaacacggtgtttacatcacagatgctagtctgaAGATCAAGTgacatttatccttattttaggcggttgattcgactaggaacctgtttagaatatacggtacacttgcTAATGAGTTCCAAGATCTTACattgcgacgcagacctcatggtacctattgtatattcaaggactttatctatgcatcttgcatgagtatacagataaaatataatgtcataatagaataaaatcgtaaaatattattaaaataaaaattgttttacattagagtcaataaagcccGAGCCAAAAGTTGGCTTgtcggacacctactctaacaaagaTTGTACGTATAATATAAGTGTTGTCTTCAAATGTCTCCAACACATCACGACAACAAAGTAAAACAACGATGCTTGTGATTTCTTcagaaaattttcttgtgtattgCTTGTATCGATTCTCTGGCACTTTTGACTCTTGTgcaaatgttatttttcaatatatatttagACTTGCGTTGATCTTGATAGTGTTGAATAGATTcctataaaataataaaaacaatctTTCATTAAGAAACAAATTCTTCCAAATAGTAAATATCAAATCTAGAGTTTAAGAAACTTAATATTCTAGAAAGggaaaattcttaagaaaattttattaaaaatgaaaataatttatgatataaatttttgtCTTGCAAGGCAATGGAAGgcacatttttccttttaatctTCTCTTTTTTATCTTTCTAGACAAAATAAGCACAAACTAGTCTATTCAAGTTGATGCAACTCCATTTAGCtccttttgaatttgaaaacatATCTCCTCCTGAATTTGACTATGTTAGCTTAGATGTTGGTACCAGTGTTGACAACAAGAGGCAAAAACattcattaattatatttaatcaaaGCATTAAGACAAGAAAAAACTAacatgataataaaaaatattaaacaaaacaAAGCATAATTATGAATATAaggaataataaaatatcaatgatcgGTTTCCTCTTTCTTCAGTATCCTTTGCTTCAGTATCTTCACGAGTACCAGAGGTTCCAGCCTCTGAAGCTTGCACACTGCAATCtcgcatctttttttttttttttgtctagaATGGACACTCACATCCAATAAAAGCCCACAATGAGCCATTTGGGCTTCATAGTGCATGATCAATTCTTTAGCTTGAATGATTTTCTTAAGTGCAAAGTCAACCTTGGCTTGTAAAACAGTAGGAGCAAGCTGGATATAGTTAGAGGTTGAGTACGTGTTCCCAACACCTAGGGCAACACTAGATTCTGACCAAGGAAGATTTAATTTTCGATTTCCTTTGAAGAggactggagaaatctttaaatCATCAGTCACTGTGGACAGATTCTCATCGATGTCTCGAATGAATCTTTGTGACTCCATGATCCAATAGATAAGCGAGGGAAAAGGTAGCTTGCTTGAATTTAATCCTCCATCAGCAAACTGTAGCACAATCTTAAAAATTATCTTCTCAAAATTAAAAGTGTTGTCAGTGCCAATGGCAAACAATACAAAAGCTTGTGGCTTGGTGACCACAGTGGAATTTGTTGATGGTGCCCAGTTGCACACGTATGTTTTGTGAAGCACATAGCAGAATGAATTAGGTTGGCGATGGAGAAAAGGCTTGGATGACCAGGGAATTGTGTTATCAACATTCCAATGAGTACAATAGTAACCTCATTAATGTCGGGCTGAACCCCTTCTTCATCCTCGATAGGAGTGTTGTATAGAGCATTTATGGTATTGGGTTGAACTGAAAGACAAGATCTCAGACAAAAACTATACCAAACTTGGTAGATCTATTATCACCCACGCTGGATGTGAGATTGGCGAAGAAATCTAATAACGTATTTGCGGCTGTATGGAAAAACTGCACAAATATTGGACACGAGTCCTTTGGTTTTGAAGAATTCAACCAAATTATATCTCTCGTACACATCCAGACCAAAGAGCTACAAATTCTCTACGTAGAACTTATGAGAGAATGCGATGGTAAGATCATAGTCCTCTTCATCAATGTTGTCTTTCGTGCCGGCAACATTTCCCTCGACATCCTCTTTCTCAGCAGcaatatcatcatcttcaaCAAATTCCTCATCATCAGAGGTGGAAGAGGAGCTTTTAGATTGTTCAGGCCTATTATCTGCAAATTCCTGTTGCATCTCAGCATCAAGGTCTCGGATTTATCAGCAGTAGGCATAGATACAAAACACTTTTCCTTTCTCAGATTGACCAAAAATCGAGCGAGGGAAACATCCTCCTCGTCAGAGAAACTCGGTTCCttgggaaattttttttctttagtgGATGAgggattttcttgatttttttagtGGAGCTGTTTGCAGGGGCGTGATCAGTATTTTCCTTAGTCACAAATGCATAATCACCATCCTCTGAATCATCACCAGAGGTGTACTCTGGGTCAGCCAATGATGGTATGGCAGATGATTCGCCCTTGTGGCAAAATCGTTTGGAAGGAGTGTAATAAGGATTGTATCATGCCTGGCGTTTTGATCGGCAGACTTGAGAACGTGGAGGAAACACCTGGTTCAATACAGAAAAATTCGGTAGATTttcaacatcaatatcattctCGGGTTCACCTGGAGCAATCGTTTCAAGAGAAGTAGGCATCTCCAGTGTGGAAACAATTTTCATGGCTGACGTATGGTTCTCTCCTTCCGGTGTCGTCACGCTGGGTACAACATCTTTCTTATAACTCATCTCACTTCGAATATCGTTGCAGTCAAAACCCATCGTGCCATTGTTGAATTTGGAGATAGTGAGAATAATCAAGAGAATTTGCACTGAGAGTTTATCAGATTGCAAGAAATATTTGAGCGAATAATATAGAAAAGAATATGGATTAGTGAAAATTAATAGGCAATAGATAAATAATAGTCCGTTAAGAGGTAAATAATAGTCCGTTCAATTGTGACAAAAATTCGCGCAATACTAGCCTTTCATCTCCTAACATATTGCACATAACTCACCTACGATAACAAAAGTTCATGggtaaaatttttgaaaagtaTCGGCACAATTAAAGAAATAATCCAGCATAATTGATTTCCAAAATAATTTTCAGATTTAAACTCCAAGTCGGCTTAACTCCACTAAACCATTAGAGAAcgtaaatatttgatttttagcaAATGGGGTATTTCACTTAATGTTACCTATTGAAAACTTAGAACTTTCTAAGTAGAAAATATTCACAACCCTATGTATATTCATGACCTAATTATTCCTAAAAAAAGAATGGAACATAATAGATATGATAAACTTCATATGATGTGTTCACAAATGAGGTGTTTTCACTGGTTTTGGGAACATCTCCTCACAGCAATTCCaatttaaaaaagaattttgattttcttgCACACACAGATCCCATTCACactttatttttatccaaaaatggTAGCTCTCCCATTAGAGGAACGGTCTTCATTGGACTTCTCTAGGtagcttttttcatttttttgttatgaTTTCTCTTTTTGATTGAGAAGAGGTAGCTCTCATACTAAAAAATCTTTTTCCATTCTTTTATTTCTGATAAAAACTAAATCCccacattttttttgttattgttCAATCTTCTCAAGTCACTTTTCACATGGAAATAGATCACGAAGTATACGAACACCCTCAACTACTTTGTGACTTGGGTAGATCACATCTCATGGCCAAGCATGTTCTTTGAATAGAACTGAGAAACTGAAAGCACATTAGAAAATTAGTTAGCATGGTACAAACATCACATGGGACAAATTGTATGAAAAATGCATAATGCctaatatcataaaaatgtacatgcaagttaagtgttgtccaagatgttgtaacatccAAGGCAACATCCACGAGTGATTAGAATGCACACATGCTTAGAGATTTTCTAAGGTTGGAAAATATCTCAAAGTCTAATGCTTTATGAATATATCCTCCAATTGGTTATTAGTCCCAATAAATTCTATACGGATAAAACATTTTTCCACTAAATCTCGAATAAACGATGTCTAATTTCAATGTGTTTTGTTCGATGgtgttgtactggattttttgaaatgtcAATTGCACTTGAGTTATCACAGTACACAATGAGAATCCCACTCTTATGGTCATAATATTCAACAATTTGATGCATCCATAAAAGTTAAGAGCAACTCCTCCCAAATACCATATAGATTCAGCAGTCGAGAGTGATACACAATTTTTCTTCCTATTATACCATGAAACTAAGTTACTTATAAGGTAGAAACAACCTCTCGTAGTGCtctttttttcaattaaatccCCAGCCCAACCTGCATTACTAAATCCTACTATATTGGTATTGGTTTCCCTAGTGTACCATAATCCTAGATCCAAAGTGCACGCTATGTATTGTAAAATACGTTTTATAGCTTTTAAGTGTGTAATTTTTGGATTTGATTGGTTCCTCGCACAAAACTTGATATTTGGACGACATGCAATAAATATAGGAGACTGCAAATGATGCTACATTACAAGGTGTTGTCAAAAACTTCAACAACATTGTCCTTGCACAATTTCTCACTAGATCTCATTGGCATTTTCATGTGTTTTGTGTGTTCATGTGAGAACTTCTTCACCtgattttcaatataattgctTTGACACAGAAAAATTATATCATGCAAttgtttaatttgaaaaccaagGAAGAAATTTAACTCACTTACCATGCTTATTTCAAATGTCGAAGACATACATTTAACAAAATTATCCCCATGCTTTTGAGATGACGTACCAAGAAttatatcatccacataaacttgacatataaataaatcatgcttACCTCACCTCGTATCAAGTAAATCTCAAGTAGATAATAAGTCAACCTACCATACCAAGCACGTGGAGCATGTTTCAGCCCATACAATGCCTTCTTCAGCTTATAAACATAGTCCAAGTGATGTGGATCCGCAAATCTTTTTTATTGGCTCACATAAGCTTCCTAATTCAAAATGTCATTCAAAAAACACTTTTTACATCTATTTGATAAAGTTTAATCTCAATGAGGCATGCAATGCAAGCATCAGTCAAACATACTCAATGCGGGCTACATGAGTGAAGATTTCATCAAAATCCAACCCATCAACATGTGTTTACCCAAGAGAAACCAACTAAGCTTTATTTCTAACAACATTCCCTAATTCATCAATTTGTtcttaaaaatcaattttgttcCAATAACATTAAAATTTTCAGGCCTTGAAACTAAATCTCAGACATCACTGCAGACAAACTGTTCAAGTTCCTTATGCATGACATTAATCCAAAATTCGTCTTTTAAGGCTTCATTAATGTTTTTGGCTCAATATGTGACATAAAGCAGGAGTTTCTTACCTGAGAGTATACTGAATTCATGCATACTAATCCAATCATCTTTCGGTAGTCGAATTTTTCCTTCCTTTGAGTTCGCATGTCCCCATGTATCTCTCCAATGATTTCTGATGAAGGAAGATTCTTCTGTATTTTGTTTGGAATATATGTTCCATCATTAGTTATATCATCATCACTTTGTGGTTCCTCCTTGGATTCTATCAAAATCAGAGGTCGTGTTGTGCTGGGTGTTACAACATCTAGCACAAAACTTGTATTATCCAGTGATATAGACACTTCCAGCAAATCATTTACATCATCCTCGATCGTCTTTCCTTTGAGATATGCAAAATCGTCAAATACAACATTAATGGATTCCGTAATCGTCCAAGTTcttaaaattaaacatttgatagACACGACTGTTTGTAGATTATCCAAGAAACATGCACTTATCGCTCTAGGAACTTGGACAATTGAGTTCTATCATTTAGACATAACATATGCATCCAAagacatgaaaatatttaagatttaGTCTTTTTCTATTGATTATCTCATAGAATGTCATAGTAGAATCATTTCTAAAATATACCTGATTAGATATATGGCATGCGGTGTTCAGAGCCTTAGCCCAAAACCGTTTCAGAGATATTCTTTCAACAACATCACTTTGTCCTGTTCTTGCAGGGTATGATTCTTCCTTTCGGTAATACCATTTTGTTGGAGAGTCTTTGAAGCAGAGAACTCATGATTTATACCCTTCTTATCACACAACGACGAAAACATAGAGTTCTCAAAGTCCTTACCATGGttagttttgatttttcttatCTTCGAGTTATGCAAGTTAGTAATATTTACAAGTAAACTTTTAAAAGTAATGAAAGtgtcttatttttcattaagGAAACTGACACATATGAACCGTGAAAAATCATTGACAcacacataaaaatatttttttacctcCATAACTTTCCACTTCCATTGAAGCCATAAGATCCACATGTAATAACTAAAGCCAGTGTGTTGTGCTGAAGTGTTGCAACACGGGGTGTGACACCCGAGTTTGCTTACATTTTTTTACAAGCTCCACAAACATATGGTACCCCTGAGGATAAATCGGGCATACCTCGTACAACATTATACTTACTAAGGTTCTTCATTGTCTTGAAGTTTGTATGACCCAAATTTTGATGTCGTAGATCAATTTCACTCACTTTTGTATGTTCATAGGTAAGTTCTTCTCTTTCTTTATTGCAATTTTATGCATAACTCGTACCTTCCATGACACAAGTTTTAGCTTTACCAAAAACttcacaatatttttataaaactaaACAAGAAAGTAATCATCACACAATGACTAATGCTTATTAGTTTTGAATTAAGTCCTTCgacatgaagcacattgtgAAGCTTGGAAGGTCCTTCAACATTAAATATTTCTTTTCCAACTATCTTTCATTTTTCACGACCTCCATAGGTCATTCTTCCACTCTTTTGTTCAACATAGTCTGTGAAATATTCTCTTCAACATTTCATGTGGCATGAGTTTCCAATATCAAAGTACCAGTGAACTGTAATGTTAGTTCTCAGATTTGCATAAATTACATGGCAATTAATTTTAGTCTTAGGGTACCCAAACTTTCTTCACTGAAGTTCATTTGTTAGAGCTGTTGTGGTAGTTGTTGTGGGACAATTTGGGCATCATTGGATTAGCTTCCTCATACATGTAGTATTGTCTCAACTTAAAACACTATGGTTTGATACAATTAGGTTTCAGACAATAATGACAAACAAAGTGGCGTCTTCTTTGCTTCAGCTTCTGAGTGGATACTTGCTTCTTTGGTGGGAAAAATTTAGCAGTTGTAGTAATTATAGATGTACTTGATGTGTTATTATTTTCTCTTACAAATACAATTAGCTTTGATAATTCTCCAAACCTAGACCTACCTTATTATCATTTCCCATAATCAGTATAGAGTCAAGCTTGGTTGGGCTTATGTTAAACTTAGCAAGATTTTGAGTTGTTGTTTCAAGTTCGCCATTGATCTTGCACAATTCCAAATCTTTCTTGCTTAGGATTATTTCAAGTTTAGCCACAATACCCTTTAGCTCAGTATTTTCCTTTGAGATAGTTGTgttcagtttatttctcatGATCCAATCATTATACAACTCCTTATAAAATTTATGTACGCTTTCAAGGTTGATTTCTCCATCATTAGCTTCTAGAATTTCTTGATCACTTGAATTTTCAGAAGTTGTAGCAATGAGACATTTTGATTTTTGAGTGATGTTCCGGCCAGGTGTTGCAACACCAGAGGAAACACCTAGTGGATTGACTTGCAACCAGCATCTTTCTTTCAAAAGTGTGGTTAGGGAAGTGTGTATTTCTTCTTTATTACATTCTTGTTTTTCATCAGATTTCTCATCACTTAAAGAAACATTCAGTCCTTTGTTTTTGCGAAGCCTATTCGCACATTCATTCGTGTAATATCCAAAACCACAGCACTCTATACATTGCACAAAATCAAACCTTTTAGGATCATATCGATTCTTAACTTCATTCCTTTGCTGAAATTGTCCTTGGGCGGATGAGAACCTTTGAGTTTTTTCAGGACCAATTAGGCTTAATAACTTAGATTGTTGTCTAGCTTTCTTTTTGTCTCTAATCCTTTTCAAATAATTTCCAAACTTCTTTGTGattaaagagataaaattttcaTAGAGGTCCAACTCATTGATTTCTTGTGAAAATTGAAGGAAATCGTTTTAGGAGTCATTATAAACTTGGAAAGCAATAATCTTACCTTTGTCTTTCTTTTGTAAATTCATGTTCATCTCGAATGTAAGAAAGAAACTGATCAAATCATCTAGTGCGATCTGGGTTGTATTGCGTGCTTCATCAGTTGCACAAATCTTGATATTGGAACACTCTGGAAGTGATCGTAATACTTTACTggccaatatttcatttaaaattggATTACCAAGGTTGAAATCTTCACTGACTCTCTCTCTCAAGCGACGATCATACTCGGTGATTGTCTCAGTTTTTTGCATCCTCAAACTTTCAGATTTAAAAGTTAGCATTCTTAACTTTGTTCTACGTACAATTTAGATCCTTCACAATGTTATTGAAGGATTTCCCATACGTACTTAGTAGAAACACCGTTGGTGATACTACTGAACATATCAACTCATGTGAAGATGGCATTCAATGCCTTTGAATTGTAGTTCGAAATTTGAACTTCGTAATTTGTCCAATCACTTTCTGGTTTGATCAGACCGTCACCATCTTCATCAAATCTTTTTGGTGGAGTCCAACCATTAACAACATGTTGCCATGCTATTTCATATAtggatttgatataaatattatttcgaCTTCCAAATAGCGTAGTTCGGTCCATACAAGAC includes:
- the LOC140984982 gene encoding probable E3 ubiquitin-protein ligase RHA4A gives rise to the protein MEAPQSAFSPPHQYPQAIQLKLYQAFIFSIPILFSIILFLLFYLFYLKRRPSGFSSTSQVLPRTINDVNVTMSSDSDLKNELKNNLCTVLFDDYHKARDPLCCVCLGEFELKEELLQVPSCKHMFHIDCIRHWIQSSSTCPLCRTPVVSDTTRNTALQSHHHHHHQLHDFSVNVMAENHVPDHQQIEGLSPRQIRLQDSIMIEGSSSASSSAVLF